Within the Arthrobacter sp. V1I7 genome, the region GCAGGATATGTCCCGCGTGCTGACGGACAACAGCTCCGGCAGCGGCTGGACAGGACTGGCAACCGCCCGGATGCGCTGGGCCCCCCGCGTTCCTGACCTGGCGCCGGCCCGGGACCTGGCCACGATGGAACGGCTGGGCGGACGCATGATCATCCCTTCGGACGAACTCTGGCCCCGACAGCTCGCGGACCTCGGCTTGCAGGAACCGATCTGCCTCTGGTGGCGCGGGGTCGAGCAGCCACTGCCACCAGCCGCCAAATCCATTGCCCTGGTGGGTTCGCGGGACAGCACCTCCTATGGATCGTCCGTCACCGGAGACCTCGCCTATTCACTGGCGCAGCGGGGCTTCACGATCATCTCGGGAGGCGCCTACGGCATCGACGCCCACGCCCACCGGGCTGCCCTGGCCGGAAGCAGCGGCGGCGTTCCCACTATCGCCGTGATGGCCGGGGGAGTAGACCGGTTCTATCCGTCCGGAAACGAGGACCTGCTGCGGGCCGTGGCAAACCAGGGTGCGGTTCTCGCCGAGGTCCCGCCCGGTTCGGCGCCCACCCGGTACAGGTTTCTGCAGCGGAACAGGCTCATCGCGGCACTGGCATCCGTCACTGTCGTGGTCGAAGCCCGGTGGAGATCCGGTGCCCTCAACACGGCCCACCACGCCGAAACCCTCGGCCGGGCCGTCGGCGCCGTGCCCGGATCGGTGCACAGCGCCAATTCGGCAGGGTGCCACCGGCTGCTCCGGGAAGGCGGAGCCGTTTGTGTCACTGACGCGGCGGAGATCGCAGAGCTCGCGTCCCCGAGCGGGGAATCGCTCCCGGAAACCAGGACGGGCAGGGCTGAAGTCCAGGACGGCCTGACGCTGGAGGACCTGATTCTCCTGGACGCCCTTCCCCTGCGGACCACCAGCACGGTCGAGAAGCTCGCGACGGTGGCGGGGCTGAGTACAGGCTCGGTCCGTGCCGGGCTCGGCCGGCTCGGGCTGTTGGGCCTTGCCGAGTCACTTCGCGGCGGCTGGAAACGGTCACGGAAGGCCGGGTGACAGGATGCCACACGGCGCCGCATCTGCCGGCGGTCGGGCGCACCCGCGGCTCGCCGTTGGGTTCCTTGATTGCCCGGCGAATCCTGCGAGAGTAGGAGCGTGTCATCAAAGGAACTCCCGGCCGCGCTGGCCACCGCTGCTGAGGGCTTCGCCCGCTATCTGCAGGCCGAACGCGGCCGTTCGGCCCACACCGTGCGCGCCTACTTGTCCGACGTCGGAAGCCTGCTGGGCTATGCCGCATCGGAGGGCGTGCAGGATCTCACCGGGCTGGAGCTCGGCACCCTGCGGCGTTGGCTCGGTGCCCAGAGTGAAGCGGGCATGTCCCGCGCCACGCTGGGCCGGCGCTCCGCCACGGCCAGGGCCTTCACCGCATGGGCGGTCCGTGACGAACGGATCGAGTCTGACCCGGCGCTCCGGCTGAAAGCCCCCAAGCGGGAGAAGTCGCTGCCCGGCGTACTTCACCAGGCACAGGTGCTTCGGCTC harbors:
- the dprA gene encoding DNA-processing protein DprA, producing the protein MIEAERTARAALSRLFEPQDAAGLALVQVAGAEDALRIATGELTVGPDFEQDMSRVLTDNSSGSGWTGLATARMRWAPRVPDLAPARDLATMERLGGRMIIPSDELWPRQLADLGLQEPICLWWRGVEQPLPPAAKSIALVGSRDSTSYGSSVTGDLAYSLAQRGFTIISGGAYGIDAHAHRAALAGSSGGVPTIAVMAGGVDRFYPSGNEDLLRAVANQGAVLAEVPPGSAPTRYRFLQRNRLIAALASVTVVVEARWRSGALNTAHHAETLGRAVGAVPGSVHSANSAGCHRLLREGGAVCVTDAAEIAELASPSGESLPETRTGRAEVQDGLTLEDLILLDALPLRTTSTVEKLATVAGLSTGSVRAGLGRLGLLGLAESLRGGWKRSRKAG